A genomic window from Polaribacter gangjinensis includes:
- a CDS encoding glycoside hydrolase family 13 protein yields MKNSFLLLIFIVFISCNNSNKESMNTEIKEVSNTFLERVEPPNWWIDFKDSSLQLLVKETNIGSAKPTISYEGVSIQKVHQAKSKNYLFIDLQIDKNTKAGKFDIVFTFNDGTTKTHTYELKERQKSSEKYVGFNSTDAIYLITPDRFANADETNDINENLNEKIINRKDDYARHGGDIKGITNHIDYIADLGFTAVWPTPVLTNDMFRGSYHGYAMTDFYQVDPRFGTLAEYQELANELRKKDMKLIMDQVANHCGLEHWWMKDLPFNDWVNNQDYYEKNKENWNNQTVKVSNHRRTTNQDLYAAEADKSGNNEGWFVDTMPDLNQRNPFMAKYIIQNSIWWIETLGLGGIRQDTYPYPDKQFMSNWAGAIMNEYPNFSIVGEEWSYNPLLIGYWQKGAKNKDGYESNLTSTMDFAMQNNIVEAFSQHESYNSGLTKIYEGLANDFHYASPKDILIFPDNHDMSRIFTQLKGDVVNTKMALSYLLMLPRIPQIYYGTEILMNDFAKPGDHGLIRTDFPGGWKGDVVNAFTGEGLTDDQKEMQLFLKKVLNFRKNSKAIHEGKTLHFAPENGTYFLFRIKDDETIVHIINKNDKPISIDLNRFKEVKLKGKTLKNILTGENFTWNQTIQLTEKGSLILTTKL; encoded by the coding sequence ATGAAAAATAGTTTTTTGTTGCTTATTTTTATAGTATTTATTTCTTGTAATAATTCAAACAAAGAATCAATGAATACCGAAATTAAAGAGGTTTCAAACACGTTTTTAGAGCGTGTTGAGCCGCCAAATTGGTGGATTGATTTCAAAGATTCATCATTGCAATTATTAGTCAAAGAAACAAATATTGGAAGCGCAAAACCAACGATTTCTTATGAAGGTGTAAGCATTCAAAAAGTACATCAAGCAAAAAGTAAAAATTATTTATTTATTGATTTACAAATTGATAAAAATACAAAAGCAGGCAAATTTGATATCGTTTTTACTTTTAATGACGGAACAACCAAAACTCATACTTATGAATTAAAAGAAAGACAAAAATCTTCTGAAAAATATGTTGGTTTTAACAGTACAGATGCTATTTATTTGATAACTCCTGATCGTTTTGCAAATGCAGATGAAACCAATGATATCAACGAAAATTTAAATGAAAAAATCATCAATAGAAAAGATGATTATGCACGTCATGGAGGAGATATCAAAGGAATTACCAATCACATCGATTACATTGCTGATTTAGGTTTTACTGCAGTTTGGCCAACTCCAGTTTTAACGAATGATATGTTCAGAGGTTCTTATCATGGGTATGCAATGACCGATTTTTATCAAGTAGATCCTCGTTTTGGAACACTTGCTGAGTATCAAGAATTGGCAAATGAATTGCGCAAAAAAGACATGAAACTCATCATGGATCAAGTAGCAAATCACTGTGGTTTAGAACATTGGTGGATGAAAGATTTGCCTTTTAATGATTGGGTAAATAACCAAGATTATTATGAAAAAAATAAGGAAAATTGGAACAACCAAACTGTAAAAGTTTCTAATCACAGGCGTACTACAAATCAAGATTTGTATGCTGCTGAAGCTGATAAAAGCGGCAATAACGAAGGTTGGTTTGTAGATACAATGCCCGATTTAAATCAACGTAATCCGTTCATGGCAAAATACATCATTCAAAATAGTATTTGGTGGATTGAAACGTTGGGTTTAGGTGGTATCAGACAAGATACTTATCCTTATCCTGACAAGCAATTCATGAGTAATTGGGCCGGAGCAATTATGAACGAATACCCCAATTTTTCGATTGTTGGAGAAGAGTGGAGTTACAATCCGTTGTTAATTGGCTATTGGCAAAAAGGTGCAAAAAACAAAGATGGATATGAATCGAATTTAACATCAACCATGGATTTTGCTATGCAAAATAATATTGTTGAAGCTTTTTCACAACATGAAAGTTACAATTCTGGTTTGACAAAAATTTATGAAGGTTTGGCAAATGATTTTCATTATGCTTCTCCAAAAGACATTCTAATTTTTCCTGATAATCATGATATGAGTCGAATTTTCACACAATTAAAAGGAGATGTAGTCAATACCAAAATGGCACTAAGTTATTTGTTGATGTTGCCAAGAATTCCACAAATTTATTACGGAACAGAAATTTTGATGAATGATTTTGCAAAACCTGGGGATCATGGTTTGATTAGAACTGATTTTCCTGGAGGTTGGAAAGGTGATGTTGTAAACGCATTTACTGGTGAAGGTTTGACTGATGATCAAAAAGAAATGCAATTGTTCTTAAAAAAAGTATTGAATTTTAGAAAAAATAGCAAAGCAATTCACGAAGGAAAAACGTTGCATTTTGCTCCTGAAAACGGAACGTATTTTCTTTTTAGAATCAAAGATGATGAGACAATTGTTCATATCATTAATAAAAACGACAAACCAATTTCTATTGATTTGAATCGTTTTAAAGAGGTAAAATTGAAAGGAAAAACGCTTAAAAATATATTGACTGGAGAAAATTTTACTTGGAATCAAACCATTCAACTCACTGAAAAAGGAAGTCTTATTTTAACCACAAAATTGTAA
- a CDS encoding TIM-barrel domain-containing protein: protein MKKNIFYLFICISSIVFSQNAERKFLSADFKNQIINIKVSDGSYKIQFYNKYIVETSFIPTEETFSKKSHAVVLQPEKTIFKTQETTDFIEIISDGIQIKIQKNPFQISYFYQNKTLISEKLGYQKDSIHEKIQLNLDQNEVLYGAGARALGMNRRGNRLQLYNKAHYGYETRSELMNFTMPIVISSKKYLIHFDNPAIGFLDLDSKKDNSLTYETISGRKTYQIIVGDSWKNLVENYTDLTGKQPLPPRWVLGNFSSRFGYHSQKETEQTIQKFQEEKIPVDAVILDLYWFGKTIQGTMGNLEVDKDSFPDMKGMISKFKSKGVKTVLITEPFILSNSKKWNEAVEKDVLAKDSVGNPAKYDFYFGNTGIVDIYKNEGKFWFWNIYQDILNLGVKGLWGDLGEPEVLPSWVKFHQAKADEVHNIYGHDWAKLIFDGYKNDFPTERPFILMRAGYSGSQRFGMIPWSGDVNRTWGGFQSQPEIALQMGMQGLGYMHSDLGGFAGANLDDNLYTRWLQYGVFQPIYRPHAQDDVPSEPVFRSERAKKLAKKAIELRYQLLPYNYHLAFENHQKGLPLMRPLFFEEDSEKLLTNSTSYLWGNDFLITPILKDSITSKEIYFPKNSNWFDFYTDEKIAGGQSKTVTVSEENIPTFVKAGSFIPMTSIIQTTDNYTGNQLIVHYYHDATVVESERKLYNDDGITANAFENGSYEILEFEAEMEKKWLEIDIESEIGSQWISSEKEITLIVHNINWSPKKIKINGKNIKISPKNNQLSIPIKWNFQKELKIKISLK from the coding sequence ATGAAAAAAAATATTTTCTATTTATTTATTTGTATTTCATCAATAGTATTTTCTCAAAACGCAGAAAGAAAATTTTTAAGTGCTGATTTTAAAAATCAAATTATCAATATCAAAGTTTCTGATGGAAGTTACAAAATTCAATTTTACAATAAATACATTGTTGAAACAAGTTTTATTCCAACAGAGGAAACCTTTTCAAAGAAATCTCATGCAGTAGTTTTACAACCTGAAAAGACCATTTTTAAAACCCAAGAAACAACCGATTTTATTGAAATTATTTCTGATGGAATTCAAATAAAAATTCAAAAAAATCCTTTTCAAATTTCCTATTTCTATCAAAATAAAACACTTATTTCTGAAAAACTAGGGTATCAAAAAGATTCCATTCATGAGAAAATTCAGTTGAATTTAGATCAAAATGAAGTGTTATATGGAGCAGGAGCAAGGGCTTTAGGGATGAACAGACGTGGCAATCGTTTGCAATTGTACAACAAAGCACATTATGGGTATGAAACACGCTCAGAATTGATGAATTTTACAATGCCAATTGTTATTTCATCTAAAAAATATTTGATTCATTTTGATAATCCAGCTATCGGATTTTTAGATTTAGACAGTAAAAAAGACAATTCATTAACTTACGAAACAATTTCAGGAAGAAAAACATATCAAATTATTGTAGGTGATTCTTGGAAAAATTTAGTAGAAAATTATACGGATTTAACAGGAAAACAACCTTTGCCACCAAGATGGGTTTTAGGGAATTTTTCAAGCAGATTTGGATATCATTCTCAAAAAGAAACTGAACAAACCATTCAAAAGTTTCAAGAAGAAAAAATTCCTGTTGATGCTGTAATTTTAGATTTGTATTGGTTTGGAAAAACCATTCAAGGAACTATGGGAAATTTGGAAGTGGACAAAGATTCTTTTCCAGATATGAAAGGGATGATTTCTAAGTTTAAAAGCAAAGGAGTAAAAACAGTTTTAATTACAGAACCTTTTATTTTAAGCAACTCAAAAAAATGGAATGAAGCCGTTGAAAAAGATGTTTTGGCAAAAGATTCTGTTGGAAATCCTGCAAAATACGATTTCTATTTTGGCAACACAGGTATTGTAGATATTTATAAAAATGAAGGAAAATTTTGGTTTTGGAATATCTATCAAGATATTTTAAATCTAGGAGTAAAAGGACTTTGGGGCGATTTAGGTGAGCCTGAAGTTTTGCCTTCTTGGGTAAAATTCCATCAAGCCAAAGCAGATGAAGTTCATAATATTTATGGTCATGATTGGGCAAAATTGATTTTTGATGGTTACAAAAATGATTTTCCAACAGAAAGACCTTTTATTTTAATGCGAGCTGGGTATTCTGGTTCTCAACGTTTTGGCATGATTCCTTGGTCTGGAGATGTCAATAGAACTTGGGGAGGTTTTCAATCACAACCAGAAATTGCGTTGCAAATGGGTATGCAAGGTTTAGGATATATGCATTCTGATTTGGGTGGATTTGCTGGTGCAAATTTAGATGATAATTTATACACGAGATGGTTGCAATATGGTGTTTTTCAGCCAATTTACAGACCTCATGCACAAGATGATGTGCCAAGTGAACCTGTTTTTAGAAGCGAAAGAGCTAAAAAATTGGCAAAAAAAGCGATTGAATTACGCTATCAATTACTACCTTATAATTATCATTTAGCTTTTGAAAATCATCAAAAAGGATTGCCTTTGATGCGTCCACTTTTTTTTGAAGAAGATTCTGAAAAATTACTGACAAATTCGACTTCTTATTTGTGGGGAAATGATTTTTTAATTACTCCAATTTTAAAAGATAGCATTACATCCAAAGAGATTTATTTTCCAAAAAATAGCAATTGGTTTGATTTTTATACTGATGAAAAAATAGCAGGAGGACAATCAAAAACAGTAACTGTATCTGAAGAAAATATCCCAACTTTTGTAAAAGCTGGTTCATTTATTCCCATGACTAGTATTATACAAACTACGGATAATTATACTGGAAATCAATTGATTGTACATTATTATCACGATGCAACAGTTGTTGAAAGTGAGCGAAAATTATATAATGATGATGGAATTACAGCCAATGCTTTTGAAAATGGCAGCTATGAAATTTTAGAATTTGAAGCTGAAATGGAAAAAAAATGGTTAGAGATTGATATAGAATCCGAAATTGGAAGTCAATGGATTTCTTCAGAAAAAGAAATTACATTGATTGTTCATAATATCAATTGGAGCCCTAAAAAGATAAAAATTAATGGAAAAAATATAAAAATTTCTCCTAAAAATAATCAACTATCAATTCCAATAAAATGGAATTTTCAAAAAGAATTAAAAATTAAAATATCATTAAAATAA
- a CDS encoding alpha/beta hydrolase: MRKILFFSGLFLLIISCSQNSKTTFSKIKSYHLESAVLSSGKLLRIDTFPSKNITPRTVDIWLPKNYSDEKKYAVLYMHDGQMLFDSTTTWNKQEWRIDEAATDLMEQKITKDFIVVGVHNIAAIRWNDLFPEKAMDFMDVNSKNEVFKKAQENNISIDFKGDEYVKFIVNELKPYIDATFSVFSDKENTFVAGSSMGGLMSMYAISEYPNIFQGAACISTHWVGAMAQENNPFPNAIFTYVAANVPDSKTHKLYFDYGDQTLDRHYPQYAPTVDSIYMSKGYTIENFRNIHFPNTDHSEKSWQNRIHIPLTFLLKK; encoded by the coding sequence ATGAGGAAAATTCTTTTTTTTAGCGGACTTTTTTTATTGATAATTTCTTGCAGTCAAAATTCTAAAACGACCTTTTCTAAAATTAAATCGTATCATTTAGAAAGTGCTGTTTTATCATCAGGAAAACTGCTCAGAATTGATACGTTTCCATCAAAAAATATTACCCCAAGAACGGTTGATATTTGGCTACCAAAAAATTATTCTGATGAAAAAAAATATGCAGTTTTATACATGCATGATGGGCAAATGTTGTTTGATTCTACCACAACTTGGAACAAACAAGAATGGCGAATTGATGAAGCAGCAACCGATTTAATGGAGCAAAAAATCACCAAAGATTTTATAGTTGTAGGTGTTCATAATATTGCTGCTATTCGTTGGAATGATTTGTTTCCTGAAAAAGCAATGGATTTTATGGATGTAAATTCAAAAAACGAAGTATTTAAAAAAGCCCAAGAAAACAATATTTCTATAGATTTTAAAGGTGATGAATATGTAAAATTCATCGTAAATGAGTTAAAACCATACATTGATGCTACATTTTCTGTGTTTTCAGATAAAGAAAACACCTTTGTTGCAGGCTCTTCAATGGGTGGATTAATGTCTATGTATGCAATTTCAGAATATCCAAACATATTTCAAGGAGCAGCTTGTATTTCAACACATTGGGTTGGAGCTATGGCTCAAGAAAACAATCCTTTTCCGAATGCAATTTTTACTTATGTAGCTGCAAATGTTCCAGATTCAAAAACACACAAACTGTATTTTGATTATGGTGATCAAACCTTAGATCGACATTATCCACAATATGCACCAACTGTCGATTCAATTTACATGAGTAAAGGATACACTATTGAAAATTTTAGAAATATTCATTTTCCAAATACGGATCATTCAGAAAAGTCATGGCAAAACAGAATTCATATTCCGTTGACTTTTTTATTGAAAAAGTAA
- a CDS encoding glycoside hydrolase family 65 protein gives MNQDYIQPNEWSIIEEGFDPKRVKSSESLFSIGNGAMGQRANFEENYSGKTFQGSYIAGVYYPDKTRVGWWKNGYPEYFAKVLNAPNWIGIDIKINDETLDLHTCKEVSNFRRELNMKEGWLARSFEAVLQNNIKISVQIKRFLSLELDEIGAIHYQIKPISGDATITFTPYLDASITNEDSNWADQFWDVLKIDQNKKQSFIVAKTMKTNFHTCTFMQSKVFVDGAEVLMDATNTTSEKKASSSYQQNIRKNQIFAIQKFGGYIVDRNHPKDALIEAAKEVLDKAVSFGFDSLLEMQKQSWAKIWEMADITIAGDVKAQQGIRFNIFQLNQTYLGTDASLNIGPKGFTGEKYGGSTYWDTEAYCIPFYMATKDQSVARKLLEYRYNHLEKAIENAQKLGFKNGAALYPMVTMNGEECHNEWEITFEEIHRNGAIAFAIFNYHRYTNDYSYIPEKGLEVLIGIARFWHQRATFSSDKNKFVILGVTGPNEYENNVNNNFYTNYIAKWCINYALENIKIVKNDHISDFIRIKEKTAISDAELAAWKNVADLMYFPYSEKHQVYLQQDGFLDKELITVAALDKSQRPINQKWSWDRILRSPYIKQADTLQGFYFFEDDFSKEELARHFDFYEPFTVHESSLSPCVHSIQASKLNRMEQAYTFYLRTSRLDLDDYNHEVEEGLHITSMAGTWMSIVEGFGGMRIKNNMLSFEPKIPKQWNSYSFKVNFRNTIVKINVQQNGTHFTVDGNEEVTILVNEKLVKVTPNNLVTV, from the coding sequence ATGAATCAAGATTATATACAACCAAATGAATGGTCAATCATTGAAGAAGGATTTGATCCAAAAAGGGTGAAATCGTCTGAAAGTTTATTCAGTATTGGCAATGGAGCCATGGGTCAACGTGCCAATTTTGAAGAAAATTATTCAGGAAAAACTTTTCAAGGAAGTTATATTGCTGGAGTTTATTATCCAGATAAAACCAGAGTTGGATGGTGGAAAAATGGCTATCCTGAGTATTTTGCCAAAGTGTTAAATGCACCAAATTGGATTGGAATTGATATCAAAATAAACGATGAAACGCTTGATTTACATACATGTAAAGAAGTTTCAAATTTTAGAAGAGAACTCAATATGAAAGAAGGTTGGTTAGCTAGAAGTTTTGAAGCTGTTTTGCAAAATAACATCAAAATTAGTGTTCAGATCAAACGTTTTTTAAGTTTAGAATTGGATGAAATTGGGGCAATTCATTATCAAATAAAACCAATTTCTGGTGATGCAACCATCACTTTTACTCCTTATTTAGATGCAAGTATCACCAATGAAGATAGCAATTGGGCTGACCAATTTTGGGATGTTTTAAAGATTGATCAAAATAAAAAACAATCATTTATTGTTGCAAAAACGATGAAAACAAATTTTCATACATGTACGTTTATGCAATCAAAAGTATTTGTTGATGGAGCTGAAGTTTTGATGGATGCAACAAATACAACCTCCGAAAAAAAAGCATCAAGTTCATACCAACAAAACATCCGTAAGAATCAAATTTTTGCGATTCAAAAGTTTGGAGGCTATATTGTTGATAGAAACCATCCAAAAGATGCATTAATTGAAGCTGCAAAAGAAGTTTTAGACAAAGCAGTGAGTTTTGGCTTTGATTCATTATTGGAAATGCAAAAACAATCCTGGGCGAAAATTTGGGAAATGGCAGATATTACTATTGCTGGCGATGTAAAAGCACAACAAGGTATTCGTTTTAATATTTTTCAATTAAATCAAACATATTTAGGTACAGATGCTTCTTTAAATATCGGCCCAAAAGGATTTACAGGCGAAAAATACGGAGGAAGTACATATTGGGATACAGAAGCATATTGCATACCATTTTACATGGCAACTAAAGATCAATCAGTTGCGCGTAAATTATTGGAATACAGATATAATCATTTGGAAAAAGCTATTGAAAATGCACAAAAATTAGGTTTCAAAAACGGAGCTGCATTGTATCCAATGGTGACTATGAATGGTGAAGAATGTCATAACGAATGGGAAATTACGTTCGAAGAAATTCATAGAAATGGCGCTATTGCTTTTGCCATTTTTAATTATCATCGCTATACGAACGACTATTCTTATATTCCTGAAAAAGGCTTGGAAGTTTTGATTGGAATTGCACGTTTTTGGCATCAAAGAGCCACTTTTTCTTCAGATAAAAACAAGTTTGTGATTTTAGGAGTTACAGGTCCTAATGAATATGAAAACAACGTAAATAACAATTTTTATACAAATTATATTGCAAAATGGTGTATCAATTATGCGTTGGAAAATATAAAAATTGTAAAAAATGATCATATTTCAGATTTTATAAGAATCAAAGAAAAAACAGCAATTTCTGATGCTGAATTGGCTGCTTGGAAAAATGTAGCAGATTTAATGTATTTTCCATATTCTGAAAAACATCAAGTTTATTTACAACAAGATGGATTTTTAGACAAAGAATTAATCACAGTTGCAGCGTTAGATAAATCGCAAAGACCTATCAATCAAAAATGGAGTTGGGATCGAATTTTACGTTCACCTTACATCAAACAAGCTGATACATTGCAAGGTTTTTACTTTTTTGAAGATGATTTTTCTAAGGAAGAATTGGCACGTCACTTCGATTTTTACGAACCATTTACAGTGCATGAAAGTTCACTTTCTCCTTGTGTACACAGCATTCAAGCTTCAAAATTAAACAGAATGGAACAGGCATATACTTTTTATTTGCGTACATCTCGTTTAGATTTGGACGATTATAATCACGAAGTTGAAGAAGGTTTGCACATCACTTCAATGGCAGGAACTTGGATGAGTATTGTTGAAGGTTTTGGCGGAATGAGAATCAAAAATAACATGCTTTCTTTTGAACCAAAAATTCCAAAACAATGGAATTCTTATTCCTTTAAAGTGAATTTTAGAAATACCATTGTAAAAATCAATGTGCAACAAAATGGCACTCATTTTACGGTTGATGGAAATGAAGAAGTAACTATTTTGGTAAATGAAAAGCTAGTAAAAGTAACACCAAATAATTTGGTAACTGTTTAG
- a CDS encoding alpha-amylase family protein — MSKLTKILSISIVLILWSCSSKNDAEKKMEVNQNNKKIVVYQVFTRLFGNTNTTNKPWGTLAENGVGKFNDFTDKALSEIKNLGVTHIWYTGVPHHDVITDYTEFGISNDDPDVVKGRAGSPYAVKDYYNVNPDLAVNVANRLQEFEALIERSHNNGLKVIIDIVPNHVARNYQSLTNPVGVKDFGADDNTNVVYDVNNNFYYNPNEAFEVPEFLNNYEPLGGENHPLSDKKFDENPAKWTGNGSRISKPSFYDWYETVKINYGVSLEGKKDFDELPVGFENKDYKSHFEFWKDKKVPNSWVKFKDIALYWIAKGVNGFRFDMAEMVPVEFWSYLNSHIKMKNSDAFLLAEVYNPSLYRDYIKKGKMDYLYDKVQLYDTLKNVMQGRGLTDHIPPIQDDLKDIEHHMLHFLENHDEQRIASPEFAGNYEKGKPAMVVSATISTSPTMIYFAQELGEDGSENAGFGAPSRTSIFDYIGVPALQRWVNDKNFDGGKSTKEELALRDFYKRLLNFTISSNALMGEYQDLHLYNRKNTENYSSKILSFSRFSESEKLIIISNFDADKTHQFELKIPSEIIKKWHLNDGTFLVRDQLYGKKSFDLKVKNAEATVKILINPLESFILKLQ; from the coding sequence ATGAGCAAACTAACAAAAATTTTAAGCATTAGTATAGTATTGATTTTATGGAGTTGTTCATCAAAAAATGATGCAGAAAAGAAGATGGAAGTGAATCAAAATAATAAAAAAATAGTTGTATATCAAGTGTTTACACGATTATTTGGCAATACAAACACAACTAATAAACCTTGGGGAACTTTAGCCGAAAATGGCGTAGGAAAATTCAATGATTTTACTGACAAAGCGCTCTCTGAAATCAAAAATCTTGGAGTTACTCATATTTGGTACACAGGCGTTCCTCATCATGATGTAATTACGGATTATACTGAATTCGGAATCTCAAATGACGATCCAGATGTGGTTAAAGGACGTGCAGGTTCACCTTACGCAGTAAAAGATTATTACAATGTAAATCCTGATTTGGCAGTAAATGTAGCCAATCGTTTGCAAGAATTTGAAGCTTTGATTGAACGTTCACACAACAATGGTTTGAAAGTTATTATTGATATTGTTCCAAATCACGTGGCTCGTAATTACCAAAGTTTGACAAATCCTGTAGGTGTTAAAGATTTTGGAGCTGATGACAATACAAATGTTGTTTATGATGTAAATAATAATTTTTACTACAATCCGAATGAAGCTTTTGAAGTTCCTGAGTTTTTAAATAATTACGAACCTTTAGGAGGTGAAAATCATCCTTTATCTGATAAAAAATTTGATGAAAATCCAGCAAAATGGACAGGAAACGGATCAAGAATTTCAAAACCTAGTTTTTATGATTGGTATGAAACTGTAAAAATCAATTATGGAGTTTCTCTTGAAGGAAAAAAAGATTTTGATGAATTGCCTGTTGGATTTGAAAACAAAGATTACAAATCACATTTTGAATTTTGGAAAGACAAAAAAGTACCAAATTCATGGGTAAAATTTAAAGATATTGCTTTGTATTGGATTGCAAAAGGTGTTAATGGATTTCGTTTTGATATGGCTGAAATGGTGCCTGTTGAATTTTGGAGTTATTTAAATTCGCACATTAAAATGAAAAATTCAGACGCCTTTTTATTGGCAGAAGTGTACAACCCAAGTTTGTATAGAGATTATATCAAAAAAGGAAAAATGGATTATTTATACGACAAAGTGCAGTTGTATGATACCTTAAAAAATGTCATGCAAGGTCGTGGTTTAACAGATCATATTCCACCAATTCAAGATGATTTGAAAGATATTGAACATCACATGTTGCATTTCCTTGAAAATCATGATGAACAGCGTATTGCAAGCCCAGAATTTGCTGGAAATTACGAAAAAGGAAAACCAGCAATGGTAGTTTCAGCAACTATTTCAACATCACCAACTATGATTTATTTTGCGCAAGAATTAGGTGAAGATGGTTCAGAAAATGCTGGTTTTGGAGCTCCTTCAAGAACTTCTATTTTTGATTATATTGGCGTTCCAGCTTTGCAACGTTGGGTAAATGATAAAAATTTCGATGGAGGAAAATCAACAAAAGAAGAATTGGCATTGCGTGATTTTTACAAACGATTGTTAAATTTTACAATTTCGAGCAATGCTTTGATGGGTGAATATCAAGATTTACATCTTTACAACAGAAAAAATACTGAAAATTATTCATCAAAAATTTTGTCTTTTTCACGATTTTCAGAAAGTGAAAAATTGATCATTATTTCAAACTTTGATGCAGATAAAACACATCAATTTGAATTAAAAATCCCTTCAGAAATTATTAAAAAGTGGCATTTAAACGACGGAACCTTTTTGGTAAGAGATCAATTATATGGAAAAAAATCATTCGATTTGAAAGTGAAAAATGCTGAAGCAACTGTCAAAATTTTGATAAATCCATTAGAATCATTCATCTTAAAACTACAATAA
- a CDS encoding alpha-amylase family glycosyl hydrolase, whose translation MKKILFLLAFSIFFGCKVQDKKSMLPSENEFVWEGANVYFLLTDRFNNGDKTNDLNFNRTKTPGKLRGFEGGDLKGITQKIKEGYFTKLGINAIWMTPIVEQIHDATDEGSGVSYGFHGYWTKDWTAIDPNFGTKNDLKELVEVAHQNGIRILLDAVINHTGPITEKDPVWPSDWVRTSPKCSFDSYQNTVSCTLVENLPDIKTDSNASVDLPPQLIEKWKKEGRLDQEMAELDAFFKKTAYPRAPRFYIMKWLADYITEFGIDGYRVDTVKHTEEHVWQEFRQVCDAAFVEYKKNNPEKVLDSNGFYLVGEVYNYAISHGKSFDFGDRKVNYFDESFNSLINFEIKWNVKQLSAKQVFQKYDSLLNSELKNYGILNYMTSHDDGQPFDKDREAPYKTATMLLLTPGTSQVYYGDESARNLVVEGANGDANLRSFMNWDDINKNPDTKKILKHWQKLGQFRAKHPAVGAGKHQIISEENGLIFSRIYKNDMVIIGIDLLENDIKIDVSSVFKEGDKLKEFYSNQEITVKNGKLSFVSEFPIVLLEKM comes from the coding sequence ATGAAGAAAATACTTTTTTTACTTGCTTTTTCAATCTTTTTTGGATGTAAAGTCCAAGATAAAAAGTCCATGTTACCCTCAGAAAATGAGTTTGTATGGGAAGGAGCAAACGTATATTTTTTATTGACAGATCGTTTTAATAACGGAGATAAAACTAATGACCTCAATTTTAACAGAACCAAAACACCAGGCAAATTGCGTGGTTTTGAAGGAGGAGACTTGAAAGGAATTACCCAAAAAATTAAAGAAGGGTATTTTACGAAATTAGGAATCAATGCCATTTGGATGACTCCAATTGTTGAGCAAATTCATGATGCAACAGACGAAGGTTCAGGAGTTTCTTATGGATTTCACGGTTATTGGACAAAAGATTGGACAGCTATTGATCCCAATTTTGGTACTAAAAACGATTTGAAAGAATTGGTTGAGGTTGCTCACCAAAATGGCATCCGAATTTTACTAGATGCTGTAATCAATCATACAGGACCTATTACTGAAAAAGATCCAGTTTGGCCATCAGATTGGGTAAGAACCTCTCCAAAATGTTCTTTTGATTCTTATCAAAATACGGTTTCATGTACGCTAGTTGAAAATTTACCAGATATCAAAACTGATAGTAATGCATCTGTTGATTTACCACCTCAATTGATTGAAAAATGGAAAAAAGAAGGCAGGTTAGACCAAGAAATGGCTGAATTAGATGCTTTTTTCAAAAAAACAGCCTATCCAAGAGCACCTCGTTTTTACATCATGAAATGGCTAGCTGATTACATTACAGAATTCGGAATTGATGGTTATAGAGTTGATACAGTGAAACATACAGAAGAACATGTGTGGCAAGAATTTAGACAAGTGTGTGATGCTGCTTTTGTAGAATATAAAAAAAATAACCCTGAAAAAGTATTAGATTCTAACGGATTTTACTTGGTTGGTGAAGTGTATAATTATGCTATTTCTCATGGAAAATCTTTTGATTTTGGCGATAGAAAAGTCAATTATTTTGATGAATCTTTCAATAGTTTGATCAATTTTGAAATCAAATGGAATGTAAAACAATTGTCAGCCAAACAAGTATTTCAGAAGTATGATTCATTACTAAATTCGGAATTGAAAAATTACGGAATTTTAAATTATATGACATCTCATGATGATGGGCAACCTTTTGATAAAGATCGAGAAGCTCCCTACAAAACAGCTACAATGTTATTGTTAACTCCAGGAACTTCACAAGTTTATTATGGAGATGAATCTGCGAGAAACTTAGTCGTAGAAGGTGCAAATGGTGATGCAAATTTACGCTCTTTTATGAATTGGGATGATATCAACAAAAATCCTGACACTAAAAAAATTCTAAAACATTGGCAAAAATTAGGTCAATTTAGAGCAAAACATCCTGCTGTTGGTGCTGGAAAACACCAAATTATTTCCGAAGAAAATGGTTTGATTTTTTCAAGAATTTACAAAAATGATATGGTCATTATTGGAATAGATTTGCTTGAAAATGACATCAAAATTGATGTATCTTCTGTTTTTAAAGAAGGAGATAAACTCAAAGAATTTTATTCAAACCAAGAAATTACTGTAAAAAATGGAAAACTTTCATTTGTCTCTGAATTTCCTATTGTTTTATTGGAAAAAATGTAG